ACCGTATGAGTGAAGCCGGGGTGTTACATGCCCCGGCTTCATTCGTGTGCGTCATCGTGCTGAATCACGGCGTATCCCACGGGCTATCCGGCCCCCTGTCGCTCATACACGGCATACACCTCCTCCCGACTGGGCAGGCTGGCCACCGCGCCGCGCCCACGCACCTTCAGCGCGGCCGCGATCACCCCCAGACGAGCCGCCTCCACCGGCGTTTGCCCCTCGCACAGGCCGTGCAGGAACGCCCCGTTGAAGGCATCCCCCGCACCCGTCGTATCCCTGGCAGCGATCCCGGATAGCGGAGGCACCCGCTCCATGGAGCCCGTCGCTCGCTCCCCCACCCAGCATCCCTCCATCCCCCATTTCAATGCCACCAGATCGACGCCGAAGCTCCAGAAGCGTTCGATGACCTCCTCTGGCCTCTCCAAGTCCAACAGGATGCGGCTTTCATCCGGCCCGCCCGGCATGGCGATGCTCACATACGGCAGGATCTCCTCCAGAGCCTGGCGCGCCTCCTCAAGCGACCACAGCTTCAAACGCAAATTGGGGTCGTAAGCGACCTGCACGCCGTGCGCCCGGGCGATCTGCGCCGCACGCAACGCCGTCTCCCTGGATGAGGACGAGATCGCCTGCGTGATGCCGGTCGTAAGCAGGATACGTGCGCCCGCGATATAATCCTCATCCAGGTCCGAGGGCTCCATCGTAGACGGGGCGCTCCCCTTGCGATAGTATGTGAACTCACGCTCGCCACCCGGCAGCAGGCTGATGAAATAGATCCCGTTAAAGCCGGGGACGACCTTGCAATGGCTCGTATCCACCCCCATCTCCTGCCAACTCTTGAGCAGGTACGGAGCGAAAGGATCGTCCCCCACCCGGGTGATAAACCCGGTCTTCGACCCCATGCGCTGTGCCGCCGCGATGATGTTGAACGCATCTCCGGCAAACGCTTTGGTAAAGCACTTCGCCTGCGCGATCGGTTCGTCGGCGAAGAACTCGATCATGCATTCCCCAATGGACACGATATCCAACATGAGCCTTCCCCTGCGTCACTCGTCCGCTCCCCCAAGCGAACCAGATCCTTCGGGATCAACGCGCCGCCCAGCCCGACGGCCTTCGCCCCGGCCGCCAGATACGCCCGGAAGTTCTCGAACGTCACGCCGCCGGTGGGCACCAGGGGGAGGTCCGGCAGCGGCGCCAGAACGCTGCGCACGTACGAAGGTCCTCCCACCGCCCCGGCGGGGAACAGCTTCACGAGATCGGCGCCGGACTGCCACGCGTGGAATAACTCCGTCGGCGTCAGCCCGGCCACCATGCAGACCACATCACGGCGATGGCACGCCGCGATCAGATCCAGCTGGCCCACGGGTGAGACGACGAACCTGGCCCCGGCGGAGATGGCATCTTCGGCCTGCTCCGGAGTGGTCACGGAGCCGGCGCCGACGACCGTCTCAGGTAATGCACGGGTCAATCGGGCGATCGCAGCCGGGGCATCCGGCACCGTGAAGGTGATCTCGATCAGGTCTACGCCCCCCTCGGCCAGGGCCTTCCCCACCTGCAAGGCCTCATCGGCACCGGCCGCACGCACGACGGCGATCAACCGCCGATCGAGAATGCGCTCCACGATCGAGGAGCGATCCAATGCAGAGCCGCTCATTCCGTCTCCTTGCCCCCCTCAACGTCCTCCCCCGTGGGGATCTCCGTCAAGACCACCGAGTTGTAGGAGCCGAACTCGTTGGGCACATAGTCATCCGCATCGGGATCGTTCTGCCACTGGGTCCCATCGATCAGATAGCGAAACTGATAGCGCCGTCCCCGTGGGAGCTCCAAGACGATGCGCCAGGCGCCATCTCGCTCCTGGCGCAGAGGATGCGAGGTGCGATTCCACCCATTGAACTCACCGACGAGGCAGATCCGCTCCGCCCAGAATGAGCTGGGGAGCTCAAATATCACACGAATCTTGTCCGGATCAGAGGCGGGCGCTTTGTGAATCATGGATTCCTCCGGGGGAGTTACAACGGTCCGTCTCGACGGTCGAATTCTAGCATGCTTTCAGGGGGAAGGCAAAGCTCTCTACACGAAAACCAGGGCTTTTTCAAAGTCAGTGATGGAAATCGGGGTGGTAGGAACACCCCGCGTGTCGCCCGACGCAAGACATTCCCCTAATCATCGACCGAGGGAAAACGGCCCTCATCCCCCAAACCCCCTTCTCCCGAGCCCGGGAGAAGGGGGCTCAACGGTGGGTGGGGTACGTCTGGCCATGTCGTGTGCTGGGGGAAACCGAGAAGACGCGCGTACAGACACGACACCTTGCCTCGTCCCTGCAGGCGCCATGTATGCCAATATGAACGTTGGACTTTGAAAAGGCCCTACCCCGCCCTCGCCCGGCATTGCGGTTTCGGACAGGGAAGGTATACTAGGGGCAACACCACGTGACTATGGACAACACCCATCATGAATCCCGAAATTCACTTCACGCTGGGACCGACCTCATGGCCCCCGACCACCCTACGAGCCGTCCTGGAGGCCGGGGCGCACACCTGTCGCGTGAACCTGTCCCATATGCAGCCGGATCAGCTGGAAGCATGGTTTGCGCACGTGCGCGGCGTCGCCGCCGAGATCGGGAAGTCAATTCGCATCGGCGCCGACGTGCGAGGGCGCAAGCTGCGGATCGGCCCGCTTCCCGATGGCCGCATCACGTTGACGGTCGGGCAGACCTTCACGCTGATCCCCGTCGGGACATCGGAGGAGGCACCAGGAGGCGATGGCCACGCGTCGGTCAACTGCCCCGCGCTGGGGGAGATCGCCCGGCCGGGCGATCTGATCCTGCTGGACGATGGAGCGCTCCGTCTGCGGGTGAAGGCAGCCCAAAATGGGAGCGTCGAGTGCATCGTGGAGATCGGGGGATCGTTGCCCGAACGAAGCGGCGTGAACCTGCCGGGGAGGCGCATCACCCTGCCATCGCTGACGGCGAAGGACCGGCAGGACCTGGATGCGCTGGCGCCGCTGAGGCCGGACTGCGTCTACCTCTCCTACGTGGAGACCGCCGCCGATATCGCCCTGCTCCGCCACGAGCTGGCCCAGCGAGGGCTCCACGTCCCGATCATCGCCAAGATCGAGCGGGCCGTGGCGTTGGCGCACATTGAGGAGATCGCCGCGGCCGCCGATGCCCTATGCCTGGCCCGGGGAGATCTGGGCGTCGAGGTGCCCCTACCGCAGATCCCCCGGGTGCAACGCCAGGTTGCACAAGCCGCACGAGAGGCCCAAACGCCTGTCCTGCTGGCCGGAGAGGTGCTGTACTCCATGATCGATCGCCATATCCCCTATCGGGCGGAGGTCACCGACGTGGCTGTGGCGCTGGAGCAGGGCTATGCGGGGTTCATCCTTTCCGACGAGACGGCGATGGGATGTGATCCGCCGGGGGCCGTCCGGTGGATCCAGCGCATCGCTTCAGCGGCGATATCCGACACATAAGCGCGACCCAGCCGGTCGTCTCATGAGTAGCTGAAAATAGAGTTCTTCGGAGGGGTTACCGCCCCTCCGAGCCACCCCAGAGATGCGGAGCTACGCTTCCGTATCGCTTAACTTGATATCAATGGGGCGATTCATGAATCGTCCCACCCGTGAGGAAGGCTATCCAAGACGCAGGGGGCGTGGCTTCTCAAAATTCCCACAGGCGCCCACTGGCGAAAGGGATAAACGCGACGGGAAGCTGAGCATCCCAAGGAGGCAGCCGAGATGAAGCCATTCCGTGAACGTGTCGCCATCGCCATCGATGGAGGGGGCATCCGGGGCGTCGTCGTCGCCCGGGCGTTGGCCATCCTGGAGGATCACCTGGGGCGGTCCGCTCATGAGATCTTCCGGCTGACGGCGGGCACGTCAACCGGCTCCGTCATCGCGGCGGGCATCGCCGCCGGCCTGACCGGCGCCCAGATGCATCGGCTATACACGGAGCTGGGGCACACCATCTTCCGCCGGACGTGGCGCAGCTGGCTGTGGCCGCTCACCCGCTATCGCTATCCATTCGATCCGCTGAAAAAGGCCATCCGGGAGCAGATCGGCGACCTGAAGATGGGGGACTTCTGGTCGGCGGATCCCCCCACCGATGTGGTCATCACCGCCTTCGACCTGGTCACCAACCACACACGTTTCATCAAGCCGTGGAAGCCGGAATATGCGAACTGGCCGGTGGTCAAGGCGGTGCTGGCGTCCTCCTCCGTGCCCACGTACTTCCCGCCGATCGACGGCCGCTACGTGGACGGCGGCGTGGGCGCATACACCAATCCCTGCTACCTCGCCGCCTACGAGCTGGTCTACGTCCTGGGGTGGGACCCGGCGGAGACCACGCTGATCAGCCTGGGGACCGGGCGCAATCCTCATACCTTCGCCCCGGGCGACGCGAATCGCCTCTGGGCGTGGCAATGGGTGAAGCCGATCCTGGGCGCTTTCCTCCAGTCGGCCGACGACCAGCAGGTGCATCTGGTGAGCACCTTCTTCCAGGACCTCGACTTCCGCCGGTTCCAGGTAGACCTGCGTGAGCCCATCGAGATGGATGATCCTAGTAAGATCCCGCAGCTCACGGCGTACGGCGACGAGCTGGGACGCAAGATCCTGAACGATGAGACGGACCCGGCGCTGGACTTCCGGATCATGAGGGCGCCGTCCCGGCTGTAATCCCCCTTCTAACCGATCGTTGATCTCTCGCCTTCCGCCGTAGGAGCCGGGTGGCCCGGCCCAGCTTTCCATAGAGCAAGAACAAGTACCTGCGACGCAACGCTGCTCTCACGCAATCCAATAATTTCAAGAGACCGGCGCTCGACACTTTGCGAAAAACACCTTGACATGGCAAAGCATTTCCCTTACAATGTATGATGGAAAACCTAAACGAGCGCCAGCATCTGCAACTCAGGATATCCTCGTGCGTTTCGCCAGACAGCGATAGCCGCCGATAGATTCCACATTTAATACTAATACATCAACACAGGTATTACCTCGCAAAAATCAACCGGCGAGTGTACAAAAGCGGAATCCGTATACCCTCCATATCTAGCAGGAAATGCGGAGACCGTATACTCTAATTGGCTGGTGCGATTCTCAAGTGTCAAGTATGCAGATATGATAGAAAAGTTACGCCGCTGGCAAGAGATACTGGAAAATGAATGGTGGGGGGGGTGCGCAGTTTATGTTGCTGCACTTGCAAGTTCGTATCTAACGATATGGAGCATCATTGAACCGCTCAGCATTCCAAACAAGATAATGATCTTTGATAGCTCCATTGACAGAAGATTGGTTCACCTTCTACTTTCTGTTTTTATCGCCGCACATATTCCTCTCTTGCTTGACCTTATTCATCGGCTAAAGCGTTCGTTATATCCTTTAAGTGACACTTCTCAATTGCCTCCGGATACTCGACTCCCAGAGGTGACAAAAGAGTCACTCATGTATTATCGGATTCTTGTAAAAGATGAGAGTATGTCCTATAAAACGTTTATTAGCTTAGTACTGTTGGCTGTGAATCAAGGGTGTATAGATTCGAAGTTTGCCACTGAGCTGTTGCGTGGTACAGGGGTGTCTATCCGCAAAATCAACAATGGAGACCTCTACACAATCGCGCTGGAGGAGGATACAAGGTGAAGCTTAGAAATTTGTATGAAGTACGAGAGGCCGAAATATACTACGATGAACTCCGATGGTCAGGCAATCCTTCTTTGAATGAATTGGAGGAGGATGAGCTGCGAATATTGCGGGAAGATGTTAGCGAAACTATACGAGTGCTGGAAGGCTGGCAGAATAGAAGATTAAAGGTTAAAAACTTGAAATTAGTCAAACGCGTAAAAGCAAAGCTGATCGACTTGCTCTGGGAATTGAACGAACTGCTTTACGAGCAAGAGCGAGTACAAGCACACTGGAGGCGCCTAGAGAATATATGGAACCCACAACCAACGGAAAACGTGTTTACAGCAGAGCACTACGGACTTCAAGACAGTTTAAAAGCGACCCCTTTTTACAGGTGGATATCTGATATATTCAACCCCAGGGTAGTCAGGGGAGCACCTTATGAAGACTGAACCCAACAGAGAAAAAGGGTGGCTCTTGAATTTCATTAAAAGATTTGCACTTGAAAACGAGATCCCTTATCAACTATTGGGAAATGGACGCATCGCGCTGACTGTCAGAAGCAGATTCCATATTTTGAACATCATTTTTCAGGTACGGGATGACAACGATGGTTATGAGCATTTTACTCCAATCCTTGAGGTTCCTAAATCTAAAAGAAAGGCTATTGCCGAGGCAGCAATTAGCGAAGCATATCGTGAGATAGCGCCTGTACTGCCTTACGATGATGACAGACTGTTGCTGTACGGAAGCGCCCGGGGTTTAAAGAAAGCTTCTGAAATCAAAATCAGGGATGGCATACTTGATGTAATGGGTAGAGTTGTAGGATATGATAATGAAAAGCATCCAATTTTCAGACAAATACTTTCACATTAAGGTCAG
The genomic region above belongs to Chloroflexota bacterium and contains:
- a CDS encoding sugar kinase, yielding MLDIVSIGECMIEFFADEPIAQAKCFTKAFAGDAFNIIAAAQRMGSKTGFITRVGDDPFAPYLLKSWQEMGVDTSHCKVVPGFNGIYFISLLPGGEREFTYYRKGSAPSTMEPSDLDEDYIAGARILLTTGITQAISSSSRETALRAAQIARAHGVQVAYDPNLRLKLWSLEEARQALEEILPYVSIAMPGGPDESRILLDLERPEEVIERFWSFGVDLVALKWGMEGCWVGERATGSMERVPPLSGIAARDTTGAGDAFNGAFLHGLCEGQTPVEAARLGVIAAALKVRGRGAVASLPSREEVYAVYERQGAG
- a CDS encoding bifunctional 4-hydroxy-2-oxoglutarate aldolase/2-dehydro-3-deoxy-phosphogluconate aldolase, with product MSGSALDRSSIVERILDRRLIAVVRAAGADEALQVGKALAEGGVDLIEITFTVPDAPAAIARLTRALPETVVGAGSVTTPEQAEDAISAGARFVVSPVGQLDLIAACHRRDVVCMVAGLTPTELFHAWQSGADLVKLFPAGAVGGPSYVRSVLAPLPDLPLVPTGGVTFENFRAYLAAGAKAVGLGGALIPKDLVRLGERTSDAGEGSCWISCPLGNA
- a CDS encoding glycoside hydrolase; the protein is MIHKAPASDPDKIRVIFELPSSFWAERICLVGEFNGWNRTSHPLRQERDGAWRIVLELPRGRRYQFRYLIDGTQWQNDPDADDYVPNEFGSYNSVVLTEIPTGEDVEGGKETE
- a CDS encoding patatin-like phospholipase family protein, which translates into the protein MKPFRERVAIAIDGGGIRGVVVARALAILEDHLGRSAHEIFRLTAGTSTGSVIAAGIAAGLTGAQMHRLYTELGHTIFRRTWRSWLWPLTRYRYPFDPLKKAIREQIGDLKMGDFWSADPPTDVVITAFDLVTNHTRFIKPWKPEYANWPVVKAVLASSSVPTYFPPIDGRYVDGGVGAYTNPCYLAAYELVYVLGWDPAETTLISLGTGRNPHTFAPGDANRLWAWQWVKPILGAFLQSADDQQVHLVSTFFQDLDFRRFQVDLREPIEMDDPSKIPQLTAYGDELGRKILNDETDPALDFRIMRAPSRL